In the genome of Ignavibacteriales bacterium, one region contains:
- a CDS encoding T9SS type A sorting domain-containing protein, with the protein MKLKTIVTASLIMLLSTVIHAQVFSNGTGGGAWGDASTWLGGVVPSATSDVVIAGGDSVYTTGPAICRNLSVYADGIFATSVDTIGVSETLLLENDSKYYNRSTNPKVPGSMDRILEPNSTVIHSGSGTVGGEGNLEFGNLMIQRNEGCVPGGNLVIHGNLIINNSASNVVFRGVRPVTGSQSHLVEGDLYVLKGTMSCIDVGDNGLVGVWDILGNVYVIDSEEPYFDARLGTFSSANAAGLGIINIGGDLVVQGGRIQAGTSSSAGPGVGIVNVAGNVSIDANSSVATNSLGSFSFNFIGTGQQYVDMDVRFYMGTAVYDTVKAGSEVVFDLDTLRWGSSTAGDFVVEGSLEMKSESRLMGEGSFTLQPGGTLKIGSAYGITLSDTLGNIRVNGTRSYNPDANYEYKSDVVQAFGDALPNPVGGFAVNNPNGFSLNNNLTVNNSLKILNGDLDLNGNTVTLGTNAMLTETNGNTVKGSTGKLITVSDLNTPSSVNVGGFGAVITSASNLGSTTVERFHSTPTGGGNEGVTRVFNILPSNNTGLNATLRFYYDESELNGIPEERLQMVKSPTGNDGTWERFGSTVDPAQNYVELSGISDFSYWTLADSDHPLPVEEGESTQPVSFALEQNYPNPFNPSTIIKYQVPELSFVSIKIYDVLGNEVAVLLNELVNPGFYSTEFVATDLVSGLYFCTLKTEKFSATNKMLLLK; encoded by the coding sequence ATGAAATTAAAAACAATAGTAACCGCTTCTCTTATTATGTTGCTCAGTACAGTAATACATGCACAGGTATTCAGCAACGGAACCGGCGGGGGTGCCTGGGGTGACGCATCAACATGGCTTGGCGGAGTTGTTCCTTCTGCGACAAGTGATGTTGTGATTGCGGGTGGTGATTCGGTTTACACAACCGGTCCGGCTATTTGCCGTAACCTATCAGTATATGCAGATGGAATATTTGCAACAAGTGTAGATACTATAGGCGTGAGTGAAACTCTTCTTCTTGAAAATGATTCCAAATATTATAATCGTTCAACCAATCCGAAAGTTCCCGGATCAATGGACCGTATCCTCGAACCGAATAGTACAGTTATACACAGCGGCAGCGGTACTGTTGGTGGTGAAGGTAATCTTGAATTTGGAAATCTCATGATCCAGCGTAATGAAGGATGTGTACCGGGTGGCAACCTTGTTATTCACGGAAACCTGATTATAAATAATTCAGCATCCAATGTTGTATTTCGCGGAGTACGTCCTGTAACCGGAAGTCAATCTCATTTAGTTGAAGGTGATCTTTATGTATTAAAAGGCACGATGTCTTGTATAGATGTTGGAGATAACGGACTTGTCGGAGTATGGGATATTCTTGGTAACGTTTATGTTATCGATAGTGAAGAACCGTACTTTGATGCAAGACTTGGAACCTTTTCAAGTGCGAATGCAGCTGGACTTGGTATAATAAACATTGGCGGTGATCTCGTTGTTCAAGGCGGAAGAATCCAGGCTGGTACAAGCAGTTCAGCAGGACCGGGTGTTGGAATCGTAAACGTTGCTGGTAACGTTTCGATTGATGCCAATAGTAGTGTAGCTACTAATTCACTTGGTTCCTTTTCTTTCAATTTTATAGGAACAGGTCAGCAGTATGTAGATATGGATGTAAGATTTTATATGGGTACTGCCGTTTATGATACCGTAAAAGCAGGCTCTGAAGTTGTCTTTGATCTTGACACATTAAGATGGGGTTCATCAACGGCTGGAGACTTTGTTGTTGAAGGTTCACTTGAAATGAAATCTGAATCAAGATTGATGGGTGAAGGCTCGTTTACTCTGCAACCGGGAGGGACATTAAAAATAGGCAGCGCATATGGTATAACACTGTCGGATACTCTTGGTAATATCCGGGTAAACGGAACAAGATCTTACAATCCTGATGCAAACTATGAATATAAAAGTGATGTGGTTCAGGCGTTTGGAGATGCACTTCCAAATCCAGTCGGCGGTTTTGCAGTGAACAATCCGAACGGGTTTTCACTTAATAACAATCTGACTGTAAATAACTCATTAAAAATTCTGAATGGTGATCTTGATCTTAACGGAAATACTGTTACACTTGGAACCAATGCAATGCTTACAGAGACTAATGGAAATACCGTGAAAGGAAGTACAGGAAAACTTATAACGGTATCAGATCTTAATACACCATCATCTGTAAATGTTGGAGGATTTGGGGCTGTGATAACTTCGGCTTCCAATCTTGGCAGTACCACAGTTGAAAGATTTCATTCAACACCAACAGGCGGTGGAAACGAAGGTGTTACCAGAGTCTTTAATATTTTGCCTTCTAACAATACTGGATTGAATGCAACACTAAGATTTTATTACGATGAATCAGAACTAAACGGGATTCCGGAAGAAAGATTACAAATGGTTAAATCTCCAACTGGAAATGATGGTACATGGGAAAGGTTCGGCAGTACTGTTGATCCGGCTCAGAACTACGTTGAGCTGTCAGGGATTTCAGATTTTTCATACTGGACTTTAGCTGACTCTGACCATCCATTACCGGTAGAAGAAGGTGAAAGCACACAACCGGTTTCTTTTGCACTTGAGCAGAATTATCCAAATCCGTTTAATCCCTCAACGATTATAAAATACCAGGTTCCCGAATTAAGTTTTGTTTCCATAAAAATATACGATGTACTAGGGAATGAAGTCGCTGTGCTGCTGAATGAACTGGTTAATCCGGGATTTTATTCAACTGAATTTGTCGCAACAGATTTAGTCAGCGGGTTGTATTTCTGTACGCTGAAGACGGAAAAATTTTCTGCAACGAATAAAATGTTGTTGTTGAAGTAA
- a CDS encoding glycoside hydrolase family 88 protein, with the protein MKKFLTSKTFIIIYSIVLIASATYIVVAQEETIDINCWSKKSADSFIKLHPDTVAYPTEAKSYRWNYEQGLILEAFYRWYKHTGDQKYFNYIKKNIDYYVEDDGNIKTYNMNDFNIDNVSPGRVLIHLYNETGNEKYKKAADTLKHQMLLHPRTNEGGYWHKKIYPYQMWLDGLFMAEPFLAYYALVFNHPEKFDDIIKQYALVKKYLRDEKTGLYYHGYDESKKQEWADKETGQSPNFWGRAIGWFMMSIVDVLDYLPVDHKDRKELISILNELSESLLIYRDDKTKLWYQVVDQGSRDGNYIEASSSMMFIYAFAKGANKSYLNKKFFTIADESFKSAIDNLVTIDKDGLIYLNHVCSVGGLGGKPYRDGSFDYYISEPQRVNDFKGYGPFMFAAMELESKSCTH; encoded by the coding sequence ATGAAAAAATTTCTTACAAGCAAAACATTTATTATTATTTATTCAATAGTACTGATAGCCTCAGCTACTTATATTGTTGTTGCCCAGGAAGAGACTATTGATATCAACTGCTGGTCAAAAAAATCGGCGGATAGTTTCATCAAACTTCACCCTGACACTGTTGCTTATCCAACTGAAGCAAAAAGTTACAGATGGAATTATGAACAGGGACTGATACTCGAAGCATTTTACAGGTGGTATAAACACACAGGCGATCAAAAATATTTTAACTACATCAAAAAGAATATAGACTACTATGTTGAAGACGACGGCAACATTAAAACCTACAATATGAATGACTTCAACATTGATAATGTCTCTCCGGGTCGTGTTCTTATTCATTTATATAATGAGACAGGGAATGAAAAATACAAAAAAGCTGCTGACACACTGAAACATCAGATGCTGCTGCATCCGCGGACAAATGAAGGCGGATACTGGCACAAGAAAATTTATCCATACCAGATGTGGCTTGACGGATTATTTATGGCCGAACCTTTCCTCGCATATTATGCACTAGTGTTTAACCATCCCGAAAAATTTGACGATATAATAAAACAGTATGCACTTGTAAAAAAATATTTGAGAGATGAAAAAACTGGACTATATTACCACGGATACGATGAAAGCAAAAAACAGGAATGGGCTGATAAAGAAACAGGACAATCACCTAACTTTTGGGGAAGAGCGATTGGCTGGTTCATGATGTCGATTGTCGATGTGCTTGATTATCTTCCTGTAGATCATAAAGACAGAAAAGAACTTATTTCAATATTAAATGAACTATCCGAGAGTTTACTAATTTACAGGGACGATAAAACCAAATTATGGTACCAGGTTGTTGACCAGGGAAGCCGTGATGGAAATTACATTGAAGCCAGTTCTTCTATGATGTTTATTTACGCATTTGCAAAAGGTGCAAACAAAAGTTATTTGAATAAAAAGTTTTTTACAATTGCGGATGAATCTTTCAAATCAGCAATTGATAACCTTGTCACTATTGATAAAGACGGACTGATCTATCTTAACCATGTTTGTTCGGTTGGTGGATTAGGCGGCAAACCTTACCGTGATGGAAGTTTTGATTATTATATAAGCGAACCGCAAAGGGTAAATGATTTTAAAGGTTACGGTCCTTTTATGTTCGCAGCAATGGAACTGGAAAGTAAATCCTGCACTCATTAA
- a CDS encoding LacI family DNA-binding transcriptional regulator, translating into MTNRIKSIKLEDLAVKLNVSKVTISKALRNHPDISVDMKRKVKELADKLGYMPNFMAKNLSSRRSNIIGVVVPKIAHFFFASVIESIYDTALENNYEIVLMVSQEMAERERKHILSLLSMRVDGLIVSITQETKDLSVFRQIQKRKVPLVFIDRVPNLKNVPSVTVDDKGGAYTAVEYFLKKGIKKIGHIGGYTYINIGKQRFEGFYEAMKDNKVPVNPNWVVEGGFGEEDGYKAFIEMYDRGSLPAAILAVTYPVALGMYEAALDKGIRIPEDIIVTCFGNNNFKHLVPSMFNFVDQPTIELGRESVNLVLKILNSHKPVHSENIQLKTKLLLRGNGQRSEWVA; encoded by the coding sequence TTGACAAACAGAATCAAATCTATAAAGCTTGAAGATCTTGCTGTAAAGCTGAATGTTTCAAAGGTTACGATTTCAAAAGCTTTACGTAACCATCCTGATATTTCAGTCGACATGAAACGTAAAGTGAAAGAACTGGCCGATAAGCTCGGCTACATGCCTAACTTTATGGCAAAAAATCTTTCATCAAGAAGAAGCAATATTATTGGTGTTGTAGTGCCTAAAATTGCGCACTTCTTTTTTGCTTCAGTGATTGAATCAATATATGATACCGCTCTTGAAAACAACTATGAAATTGTATTAATGGTCTCGCAGGAAATGGCAGAACGCGAGCGTAAACATATCCTTTCTCTTCTTTCCATGCGTGTAGATGGGTTGATAGTTTCGATCACACAGGAAACAAAAGACCTTTCGGTTTTCAGACAGATTCAAAAAAGAAAAGTTCCACTTGTTTTTATTGATCGTGTTCCAAACCTGAAGAATGTGCCCAGTGTTACGGTTGATGATAAAGGCGGTGCTTATACAGCGGTGGAATATTTCCTTAAAAAAGGAATCAAGAAGATAGGTCACATTGGCGGATACACATATATCAATATTGGTAAACAGCGCTTCGAAGGATTTTATGAAGCGATGAAGGATAACAAAGTCCCTGTAAATCCGAACTGGGTTGTTGAAGGCGGATTTGGTGAAGAGGATGGTTACAAAGCATTTATTGAAATGTATGACAGAGGCTCATTACCTGCGGCTATACTTGCGGTTACTTATCCTGTTGCCTTAGGAATGTATGAAGCTGCTCTTGATAAAGGAATAAGAATTCCTGAAGATATAATTGTGACATGCTTCGGTAATAATAATTTTAAACACCTTGTGCCTTCTATGTTCAATTTTGTTGATCAGCCAACCATTGAACTCGGCAGGGAATCAGTCAATCTTGTCCTGAAAATTCTTAACAGCCATAAGCCGGTTCATTCAGAAAATATTCAGCTTAAAACAAAATTATTGTTAAGAGGAAACGGACAACGGAGCGAATGGGTAGCGTAA
- a CDS encoding pectin esterase translates to MISTTFNFLCLMFFIFASASGFQPDKNIELVVAKDGSGQFVTIQSAIDAVESDNNQSVYIKIKNGTYNEKLFITKSNITFVGEDRHKTQIIFAELRSNWRKDNNDNDWGSAVINIADGVSNITIANLTVYNNYGSLFGDNDHQFAIRGFDIDKIILINCDIKADGGDTVSLWNPEFGKYYHYNCNFEGYVDFVCPRGWCYITDSKFYQLSSKASASIWHDGSFSEQSKFVIKNSYFDGVPHFVLGRNHRDGQFFLIDCVFSENMKDQKMFLAPSNPVRVFKWGERYYYYNCVRESGDYDWHADNLNEAVESPEPEKINAEWTFATAPEKWNPETELDNILPYAEFPSPGRNSMLNQSGSVTLKWKAGIDAESYDIYFGKTSSLAFSGSSRSTEFNIDDVSSGEKYYWQINTITKADTITGEIWTFTTY, encoded by the coding sequence ATGATTTCAACTACCTTTAATTTTCTTTGTTTAATGTTCTTTATTTTTGCATCGGCATCAGGTTTTCAACCGGATAAAAATATTGAACTTGTTGTTGCAAAAGATGGAAGCGGACAATTTGTAACTATTCAGTCTGCTATTGACGCTGTTGAAAGCGATAATAACCAAAGTGTTTATATTAAAATTAAAAACGGAACATATAACGAAAAACTTTTCATCACTAAAAGTAATATTACATTTGTTGGTGAAGACAGGCATAAAACACAAATCATATTTGCTGAACTTCGTTCAAACTGGCGCAAAGATAACAATGATAATGACTGGGGTTCTGCAGTGATTAATATTGCTGATGGCGTTTCAAATATCACAATTGCAAATCTAACAGTGTACAATAACTACGGTTCACTTTTCGGAGATAATGATCATCAGTTCGCCATCCGTGGATTTGATATTGATAAAATAATTCTGATCAATTGTGATATTAAAGCTGATGGCGGTGATACAGTTTCCCTATGGAATCCTGAATTCGGAAAGTACTATCATTACAATTGCAACTTTGAGGGTTACGTCGATTTTGTTTGTCCGCGCGGATGGTGTTACATAACCGACAGTAAATTCTATCAGTTAAGTTCGAAAGCCAGCGCAAGCATCTGGCACGATGGCAGTTTTAGTGAGCAAAGTAAGTTCGTTATAAAAAATTCTTACTTTGACGGTGTACCGCATTTTGTTCTGGGAAGGAATCATCGTGATGGTCAATTCTTTCTGATCGATTGTGTCTTTTCTGAAAACATGAAAGATCAAAAAATGTTTTTAGCTCCGTCAAATCCTGTCAGAGTTTTTAAATGGGGAGAAAGATATTACTACTATAACTGTGTAAGGGAATCAGGAGATTACGACTGGCATGCTGACAATTTAAATGAAGCGGTGGAATCACCGGAACCTGAAAAAATTAATGCTGAATGGACTTTCGCAACAGCCCCGGAAAAATGGAATCCCGAAACAGAGTTAGATAACATTCTACCGTATGCCGAGTTTCCCTCACCGGGAAGGAATTCAATGCTGAATCAATCGGGATCGGTTACTTTGAAATGGAAAGCAGGCATAGATGCGGAATCCTATGATATATATTTTGGAAAGACTTCATCTCTGGCTTTTTCTGGATCTAGCAGGAGTACGGAATTTAATATTGATGATGTTTCATCAGGCGAAAAGTACTACTGGCAAATTAATACCATCACCAAAGCTGATACTATAACCGGGGAAATATGGACTTTTACAACTTACTAA
- a CDS encoding T9SS type A sorting domain-containing protein: MKRIISAFTILFVMLAFVDAEAQLFQQDFSTPLTIFTNGSSADPVYVNSTTPSNSQFTFLSANNANMYISVPATGDTANMLTFFRNGSGNGYFTRNVAFAGPPTALQVKFDFRLWTSSANSSQQPVNFYVGTSTTNSNSESDTSNGHSRFTIGFRSDGSFIVGPYTATPSPIPATYTGTQTITFVTNNSGSEITYTAPNGSSETLADDSYDLWVGTNKELDNFPARDGAQSLNVFKMRFGQSTTSSISIDNLTITDPPAPPSPITSHFRTVTSGDWNATTTWELSSDGVNWSAATVTPYDTSNTITVRTGHTVTVTATVNVDQVTVENGASVIVNGNPVVFTISDGSDAVDMNVLGLLKSTGTANPSPGPHTVNANGVLQFGNGGMYEHEQNSGAIPVSDWGTGSTLKITGTTNTAPANRSQNYYNLIFDCAAQTANLNMGFTNHTVSGDITIANTNTGRWYLCGPVTDSTAIVTLLGDVIHLNGNFSSHGTGNGNTTVIINHYGNINATNGNFALTRGSQAGTGTTSWNFYGNSISLNNLTTQNSNSAGARFYIKSNDVDLTLNTVTFGGGGMPIQVDSGAVLNMGTSVIQGTGVFTVSDYGTINTALDSGFVQNLLNTGTTTLSQLGNYGYNGTTTQLAGALLPASINGLLVNNAAGVTMTGNMTVNGFVNVNGGDLLLAGNTLTLGSNAVLTENAGSTVSGVTGKITITRDLNAPTGVNVGGLGAMLTTASNLGTTTVERTHAAASGNGNTGILRVFSIAPANNTGLNATLRFYYDESELNGLSEPTLVLFKSPSGVINTWNGVGGTVNTANNYVELSGLNDFSFWTLGSTNTPLPVELISFTASSNEKAVLLNWQTASEQNNKGWNVERKYSGSEWTNIGFVSGNGTTTETKSYSFTDDRSKDGLVSYRLKQIDFNGDYSYSSIIEVDVKIVPVEFALHQNFPNPFNPSTTINFEVPKSSLVNISVYNTIGEKVSTIVNETLEAGRHSRVFDASELSTGIYFYRLTSDNIVFTKKMLLVK; the protein is encoded by the coding sequence ATGAAAAGAATAATCAGTGCATTCACAATTTTATTTGTGATGTTAGCGTTCGTTGATGCTGAGGCACAATTATTCCAGCAGGATTTTTCAACCCCGTTAACAATATTTACAAACGGAAGTTCTGCTGATCCGGTATATGTTAATTCAACGACACCCTCTAATTCACAATTCACTTTTTTATCAGCCAACAATGCCAACATGTATATTTCAGTTCCCGCAACCGGTGACACAGCAAACATGTTAACTTTTTTTCGTAATGGCAGTGGCAATGGGTACTTTACAAGAAATGTTGCTTTTGCAGGACCACCAACAGCACTGCAGGTGAAGTTTGATTTCAGACTCTGGACTTCATCAGCAAACTCATCACAGCAGCCTGTTAATTTTTATGTCGGAACTTCAACAACAAATTCAAACAGTGAATCAGATACATCAAACGGACATTCAAGATTTACTATCGGATTCAGATCAGATGGTTCATTTATTGTCGGTCCTTACACAGCAACACCAAGCCCGATCCCGGCAACTTACACTGGTACACAAACTATTACATTTGTTACGAACAATAGTGGAAGTGAAATAACATACACAGCTCCTAATGGAAGTTCAGAAACTCTCGCCGATGACAGTTATGATTTATGGGTTGGTACAAATAAAGAGCTGGATAATTTTCCTGCAAGAGACGGCGCACAGAGTTTAAATGTTTTTAAAATGCGATTCGGTCAAAGTACAACAAGCAGTATCAGTATTGATAATCTTACTATTACTGATCCGCCGGCACCGCCTTCACCCATTACAAGCCATTTCAGGACTGTTACTTCAGGTGACTGGAATGCAACAACTACCTGGGAACTCTCTTCTGATGGCGTTAACTGGAGTGCCGCAACAGTTACACCTTATGATACGTCAAATACAATTACAGTAAGAACAGGACATACAGTTACAGTTACGGCAACTGTAAATGTAGATCAGGTCACTGTAGAAAATGGAGCTTCAGTTATAGTAAATGGTAATCCGGTTGTATTTACAATTTCTGATGGATCAGATGCTGTAGATATGAATGTTCTGGGACTCTTAAAATCTACCGGCACAGCTAACCCTTCACCGGGACCACACACCGTAAATGCAAATGGAGTATTACAATTCGGAAACGGCGGCATGTATGAACACGAACAGAATTCCGGTGCAATTCCGGTTTCAGATTGGGGAACAGGTTCTACATTAAAAATAACCGGAACAACAAATACTGCACCCGCAAACAGAAGTCAGAACTACTACAATCTTATTTTTGATTGTGCCGCACAAACTGCAAACCTTAATATGGGATTTACAAATCATACAGTAAGCGGTGATATAACAATTGCAAATACAAATACAGGAAGATGGTACCTTTGCGGACCTGTAACGGACAGTACTGCTATCGTTACACTCTTAGGTGATGTTATTCATCTGAACGGAAATTTTTCATCACACGGAACAGGAAATGGAAATACTACAGTAATTATTAATCACTATGGAAATATTAATGCTACTAACGGCAACTTTGCTTTGACAAGAGGTTCACAAGCCGGTACAGGTACAACTTCATGGAATTTTTATGGAAACAGTATTTCACTTAATAATCTTACAACCCAGAATTCAAATTCAGCAGGTGCAAGATTCTATATTAAAAGTAACGACGTAGATCTTACTTTGAATACCGTAACATTCGGTGGCGGGGGAATGCCGATACAAGTAGATAGTGGTGCCGTACTTAATATGGGTACCAGTGTTATTCAAGGTACAGGAGTATTTACAGTTTCTGATTACGGCACAATCAATACTGCTCTTGATAGCGGTTTTGTGCAGAACCTTTTAAATACCGGAACAACAACACTAAGCCAGCTTGGTAATTACGGCTATAACGGAACCACGACACAGCTTGCAGGAGCTTTACTTCCAGCTTCTATCAATGGATTGCTGGTAAATAATGCTGCTGGTGTAACGATGACCGGAAATATGACTGTAAATGGTTTTGTAAATGTAAATGGCGGAGATTTATTACTAGCAGGTAATACACTCACTCTTGGTTCCAATGCCGTGCTAACAGAAAATGCCGGAAGTACTGTTTCAGGTGTCACAGGTAAAATCACAATAACACGTGATCTTAACGCGCCTACTGGAGTAAATGTCGGCGGATTAGGTGCAATGCTTACAACAGCATCCAACTTAGGAACTACAACTGTTGAAAGGACTCACGCAGCAGCAAGCGGTAACGGTAATACAGGTATACTTAGAGTATTCAGTATAGCACCTGCAAATAATACTGGGCTAAATGCTACGCTTCGTTTTTATTATGATGAATCTGAATTGAATGGATTAAGTGAACCGACACTTGTATTATTCAAATCACCATCAGGAGTAATCAACACGTGGAATGGAGTTGGCGGTACCGTTAACACAGCGAATAATTATGTGGAACTTTCAGGGCTGAATGATTTTTCATTCTGGACACTGGGAAGTACAAATACACCTTTGCCCGTAGAATTAATTTCATTTACTGCATCATCAAATGAGAAGGCAGTTTTGTTAAACTGGCAGACAGCTTCAGAACAAAATAACAAAGGCTGGAATGTTGAAAGAAAGTATTCAGGAAGTGAATGGACAAATATTGGTTTTGTGTCAGGTAACGGAACAACAACCGAAACAAAATCATATTCATTTACCGATGACAGAAGCAAGGATGGATTGGTTTCTTACAGGCTAAAACAAATTGACTTTAATGGCGATTACAGTTACAGCAGCATCATTGAAGTTGATGTAAAGATAGTCCCGGTTGAATTCGCTTTACATCAAAATTTCCCCAATCCATTTAACCCATCAACGACAATTAATTTTGAAGTTCCAAAATCATCACTGGTGAACATTTCAGTATATAATACTATTGGTGAAAAAGTTTCCACAATAGTAAATGAAACTTTAGAAGCAGGCAGACACTCAAGAGTATTTGATGCATCAGAATTATCAACAGGGATTTATTTCTACAGGTTAACTTCTGATAATATTGTATTCACTAAAAAAATGTTGTTAGTAAAATAA